The genomic segment gattctatatataagaaaagtttaattagactatttccttatgcaaagttgctatctcggcatgctgggagttgtggttctgcagcggttgggggttcacagcttgaagaccactgctatagagggtgcaaatgtatctgagccctggaactcaaataatgtgaaatatgagatgatcaaaatggagcccctgcactaattacttgggttctgaggtctgtaaggtccatagtaaaaacatcaggttctgtctatagcagatactaaatcatggcagctcaaagaaacaagcagtcattctgacatgtcacatgtgatgtcatagacagctggaggccttacattccactgacagccgcccgagccttcagtcagttccagtgcgattagtgagaatagtgagattagcgtcttcttcttctacttgtctgaaatggagctaaaaggactggggttcgtccccctcctgttggcgttttggtgtgcggcctggcttgccaccagctacatcatgacggtcgtcctcggccatgcagcctcgccactgatgagcatcaggtaagataaacaagcacatgattcttatttcatgggttgggagtgaggaaatatccataataacattggtttcttttccttcacagtgacgtgggaaatgtctttcccgaaagcatattattcagaattggattcatagggacgtccattggcactttggtactaacctttcttatttataagtatatggttatgcatactgaagagttcaggggtcatcaggtcctgatccagaggatcctgctggccattgtgtgggcctcctgtttttccacagctgttatgcatgtattgtcccccgaagaatatcccaggatacactttgtcagcatgataatttccattacatgtgaagccttatactaccttgggcagtccatccagatgtataaattaccaggagcaaaaaaagtcatccaccatagtagatgcacctgctgtggcctgacttttgcctgtgtagttttctattttggatatgaaacattaaaggaattattccataatgatgaagactgggacgagatccgtgaaatccccatcataatcatcgagtgggtgatgcttctactgatcctgataaacatcgtgacctattattccaccatgcagaggttattgttgaccgtctccagaaacagctgcgaacagccatcctgaatatagatatttaaatccaggaactcacattttttgggggactgatgcagcgctgcctttggatatctctggctctgccatagcgctttttttgagggggcgtgtcggctgccccttcgtctggtggtcaacactagtgttgctcgcaaatattcgcaatgcgcgaattcgcgaatattcgccaatatagcactatatattcgaaattacgaatatagttttttttttttttcacaatacacatcacagtgatcatccctctctgcttccagcttgtgtggtgtaaagaaggctctaatactactgtgtgagactgggatatgaattttcgcatatgggaaaatttgcttatgcacattttcatttatgcaaattttcgcatatgcaaaaatattacgcgaatattacaaatatgcgaatttagcgaatatatgacgaatatttgtccatatatacgcgaaatatcgcgaattcgaatatggcctatgctgctcaacactagtcaacacgcgctatctggccagcgagccagggccccgtacaggagatcacggggccccccagcagtcggacaccccacaatctgaaatgtatcccctatccttgggataggggatgtttttcaacactgcactactcctttaatggcctccaaaatgaagttcctctgatgtatgggcatcaagggatcttccactaaaaaatatcacacagcttccactcctctgtcatgtgggatgttactatataatgaagcaatatctagcgttgcccacatatagtcctcttatatatatatatatatatatatatatatcatgtttttccctcttaaaggggtactacgcaccaagacatcttatcccctctccaaaggacccccatgatctcggttgcggcaccctgttgtcatcactgcacagagaaaacttactctgtgcataatgacgggtgatacaggggccagcacatcggcatagccattgactgtcctggcatgctgggagttttgctacagctggaactctttttattagaaaaatataaaacttttacaaaacacaaatacaatgcgtaatcagctgaaacataaggatgaaaaagtaacaaatataaactctttgttacagaataaaaggacctacctaaccaaccagcccagcttaactcaactaacAAATATTGCCTGATAccactaattcttacctattatccttccaaacacacatacacacacacattaattaccaacaaaacataaatatagctttccttaattaagttttaactgaaaacatccgaataggaaacttatccccacataccatacacaaaatgcattaaacaaaaataaatagggctaactgccataaaaataataaggaaataaataaaataattccatcttggaaataccattaattttacacacatacaacaaccaatactcacaatacatattatatcataacaacgaaaaaaaaataaaaataaaataaagtaaaaaaaaataaaaaaaatataataaaaagagggcttattgccataactaaaaataattccaacttggaattttcatttatttattttttcccctttctcctttcccttctctttaaactatagtaacacacacatgcatggatacattaccataaggggaaaaaaataaacacaataatatcaactaaaagctggtccgactgcctttacccaacaatgaggtataacactttacaaaaatacataaaactatttatacttatgaaatacatgtaaacaagaataaaacctaaagaaaaataacctacactatgaactctcccatcacccacaccactcccactggacatggtcagagttcgtgtatcacagtgttttttttatttattattattttttttttactgaaacagtcattgtccataaactgacccaagtccgacccaaagcatcaccccctccccccaacaacccccacccaacttaaaattaatcccccccccccactattattaactaactcaacaatgtactaattcactacaaccacagaaataatatgaaaaacaaagtaatacagtacttcaaacccccaccaggcccaagattggttgcctgcaagccctttacattcaaattacagaaaacaaaacaaaaagctagagtgacatgcatagcccaccaccaggaagaaggatggcaatcctgataaaactaagtttcaaaatgcttaccctatgaaccttacttctaaccctatcgctatcccttcataaaactgaccctatactcaccctaacatctatatactgtccctaaccaaaattaaggtacatcaaaagaaaaccctctccacaggagagaagccctactggtaccaagactgccatactccaaagacctgatcttcccgaggtcaccagtgatgttcctacatacctccacctcggagaggactttctgttgggtcgatactaagcaccgtgcattccacgtgtagtacctaaccactaagctaactaagaataaagtgccccgatcacggccacccaggttcctgaatgccccataagcccactccggataggaaaggccggcaagttgactacagccgatggaagcacccaccctgttgtaaacccctatattaaagggacaatgaagcaggaagtggtccatgctttccagcgtgtccccgcactcttctcggggacatccccggtcatcagagttcctgtacttcaggttgtccctcacatatagcttcccctgaaagcagcgccaggccaagtcccaaaacttctgggggatccttttcatatttaaaagatgcaaccccaccctcagatcccgacctgggcagtccctgagcgccagaggcttctggaagtgggtcaacagaacccgtttgtcaaggaactgccttgactgggtcctgatctcccacactcccagaccccaccgacgtatcaccttcagagtcggggtagcgtaagccggaagatatccatgtggtgtacggaggtccttcacttgccctcctgtctcccattcctggaagaaaggccgaaaccattccctgcaggagagtacccacggaggagccctctctgaccagaggtttgcaatgttggctttcaagaaggtgttcgttaagaacaccacagggtttaccatagataaaccccctagtctcctcgtgcggtacgtaacctccctcttgactaggttcaacctgttcccccataacagttggaaaaacaggctgcagaccctagtgtagtaagcctctggtaaaatacatacgctgcccagatagataaacaaggggagcaggtacgatttgatcaggtgtaccctttccctgagggtcatagaccaacccttccactggtccaccctctgagtggcatcctggagcttaccatcccagtttttggtgggataatcatcctggccgaatgtgatgcccaaaacttttgctgactcttggggccctggaagggtgtccgggagatcgtacgtggggtctccccctcccagccagagactctcacacttatcctggttgatcttagacccggatgcctccgagtagcggtccacttccgacatcaccacatcgacctcctctctcgaggagaggaaaatggtgacatcatcagcgtacgccaccactctctgggcgacacccggctccgccagaatcatcctgactcccgccaatggtccgcaacttaccctcctaaggaagggatcgatcgcaaatacatataagagcgggctcaaaggacaaccctgacggactccggaccccacctcaaagagcggccagaccacccgttcaccagcgggaaactctctgcccttaagccaattaacaaaagtaaacggtaagccatatctcaggaggacggaccagaggtagtcatggttcacttgatcaaatgctttggcctgatccaaggaaaagtaagtaccccttccagagacccgcactactccgctccactgcctccctgacactgaggacagcacttaaggtgcttcggcctggaacagagcagtgctgagcccccgaaaggagccggggtgcaaacttcaccagccgattaaacagtatcttggccagaagcttcctgtctgtaggtgcgagtagaaggatctgacgacctccaggatccctgatctggaccgattcagagatcccgtactatcaatcagtcctgagactactttactactcactgacatcttgcagttcctgtaagggtcgggcgagcggtacttcccgtaatccctctcaaaaaccaaagatgcttgcctatcgtactgacacatcatcagcaaggacttcactctggagatatcctctcggctacctccagttgagacgagaagctcgagtttcctcctcagtccctgatacaggcgatacctgttcagggacctgaggctcgagagctggcggaagaaccccgcaacctgcttcttgaatatctcccaccactca from the Hyla sarda isolate aHylSar1 chromosome 2 unlocalized genomic scaffold, aHylSar1.hap1 SUPER_2_unloc_14, whole genome shotgun sequence genome contains:
- the LOC130298350 gene encoding uncharacterized protein LOC130298350, whose product is MELKGLGFVPLLLAFWCAAWLATSYIMTVVLGHAASPLMSISDVGNVFPESILFRIGFIGTSIGTLVLTFLIYKYMVMHTEEFRGHQVLIQRILLAIVWASCFSTAVMHVLSPEEYPRIHFVSMIISITCEALYYLGQSIQMYKLPGAKKVIHHSRCTCCGLTFACVVFYFGYETLKELFHNDEDWDEIREIPIIIIEWVMLLLILINIVTYYSTMQRLLLTVSRNSCEQPS